CAACGATCGGGTAGGCGGGAACTTAAGCCGTTCCCTCGGCAGTCGAGACCGCTAAGCGCCCGCCTGCGGACCACTCGACCGTGACCCGCGCCAGCGAGTTCCGCGAGTTCGCCGACTGGGCGAGCGACCAGTCCCCGCTGTACGAGCAACTGAGCCGCGCCGTCGCCGACGACGAGGACCTCCTCGCCCTCGCCGCGACGGCCCCGGAGAGCCAGCCCGCGCCGAACCTGTTGCTGGGTGCCGTCCACGACCTCCTGCTCGATGGGGTGGATCATCGGCTCGCCGAGTTCTACCCCACCGTCGACGACGATCCCATCGACCCGACCGAGACAGATCCGTTCCCGGCCTTCGATGAGTTCTGCCGGACCCACCGCGATGCCATCAGCGACCGCCTCGAAAGCCGACTTGTCCAGACCAACGACGTGGGGCGGTCGGCCGTCCTCTACCCGACGTTTGCCCGGGTCGCCGCAGCCGACGGCGAACCCCTGGCCCTCGTCGAGCTCGGTGCCAGCGCCGGCCTGAACCTCGTCTGGGACCGGTACAGCTACGCGTTCGACGACCGCGTCGTCGGCAATTCCAACTCCCCGGTCCGCATCGAGACCGACCTCCGGGACGGGACGCCACCGCTCCCGGCGGACCCGCCGGCCGTCGCCGACCGCTGGGGCGTCGATCTGAATCCCCTCGACGCGACCGACGAGAGCGACGCCCGCTGGCTCCGGGCGCTCGTCCTCCCGAACCAAAAGCGGCGACACGACCGGCTCGCCGCCGCGCTGGATCTGGCCGCCGACACTCCACCGGAACTCGTCACCGGCGACGCCGCCGCGGTCCTCCCCGCGCGCCTCGGCGACGCGCCCGCGGACGCGACGCTCGTCGTGTTCAGTACCATCGCGCTCTACCAGTTCCCCGACGATGCCGTGGCGGCCATCCGCGAGACGCTGGCCGACGCCAGCCACGAGCGCCCGGTCCACTGGCTGTCGGGAGATCCGTCGACCCCGCCCAGCGATCCGACGTACCGGCACGTCCGCTTCGAGGACGGCGAGGCCGAGACTACAGAGCTCGCCGCGTTCGAGGCCTACGGGAGCTGGCTCTCCTGGCGAGTGTGACCTGCGACTGCAAAAGAAAGCGCCCGGAGTCTACGCACGGGCCTCCGGCCCGTTCGATGTCGAGGTTGCTACCGCAACCTCGCTATTCGCGCAGTCGGCGCGCGATCAGTCCTTCGAGGCCCTCGCGGAACTCGTCGACTTCGACTTCGCTGAGGACGGGCTCGAAGAAGCCCTCGACCAGCATGTTCTCGGCGACCTGTTCGGGGATCGAGCGGGAGGTCATGTAGAACATGTCCTCGGCGTCGACCTGCCCGACCGTCGCGGAGTGGCTGGCCTCCGTGTCGTGGTTGTTGATGATCAGCTTCGGGGAGGCGTCGGCCTCGCTTTCGTCCGAAAGCATCAGCGTGTTCTCGCGCTGGTAGGAGTTGGTGTCCCAGGCCTCCCGACCCACGTCCTGGACGCCCTCGTAGACCGAGCGGGCCTCGTCGTCGAGGACGCCCCGGGTCACGAGGTCGGCGGTCGTGTGTTCGGCCTCGTGCCAGACTCGCGAGGCCAGATCGAAGTGCTGGTCCTCGTGGCCGAAGAACGCCCCGACGATCTTGCTCTCGGAGCTATCGCCGAGCAGTCGCGTCTCGACGCTGGTCTTCGTAAGTCTGGATCCGATGTTGCCTTCGATCCAGTTGACCGTGCCGTACTGGCCGGTGTGGCCGCGCTTGACCTGGAAGTTGTAGGTGTCCGAATCCAGGTTCTGGAGCGCGCCGTACTGCACGTGGGCGTTCTCGCCCGCGACGGCCTCGACGACGCCGCTGTAGTAGCGGGCGTCCTCCTCGCTCGCGTCCTCACCGGTCTCCTGCCGTTCGAGGATGGTGACCGAGGCCGATTCCTCGGCGATCACGAGCGTGTAGTTGAACAGCGCCCGGGAGTTCATCCGGGTCCGGATCGTCACGTCCTCGGCGTCGACGCCCTCGGGGACGTAGACGACCGTCCCGGCCGAGAACAGCGCCGTCGACAGCGCGGTGAGGTAGTTGCGCTGGGGATCGACGACGCTGCCGAACCGATCCTCGATCAGGTCGCCGTGCTCGTCGAGTGCCTCGGACCAGGAGAGCACGTCGACACCGTCGGCGTCGACGCGGTCTTTCTCCTGAGCCATCTCGAGGGGGTCGACGAAGCTCTCGTAATCGAGCGCGTCGAGGTTCGTCCACTCCCGGCCCGGCGTCTGAATGACGGCGGGCATGTCGAGGTCTTCGAGGGCCTCCAGCGCGTCGAGTCGCGTCTCCAGCAGCCACTCGGGCTCGTCGAGCTGGTCGCTGATCTCCGTTACCTGCTCCTCCGTGAGGTTCGCGTGTACCTGCGTGCTCATATTATCCGAGCGAGCCCTCCATCTCGAGTTCGATGAGGCGGTTGAGCTCGACCGCGTACTCGATGGGCAGTTCCTCCGTGATCGGCTCGATGAAGCCGGCGACGATCATCTGCTTTGCGTCGTCGTCGTCGAGCCCGCGGGTCTCCAGGTAGAACACGTCCTCGTCGCCGATCTTGCCGACCGTGGCCTCGTGGGCCACGTCGACCTTGTTCTCCTGGATCTCCATGTACGGCATCGTGTCCGAGGTCGACTCGTTGTCGAACATCAGCGCGTCACACTCCACAGAGGTCGAGGAGTTCTCCGCGCCGTCGGACATGTGGACCAGGCCGCGGTAGTTCGTGCGGCCGCCGTCCTTGCTGATGGACTTGGACTCGATGGTCGACTTCGTGTTCGGCGCGTTGTGGTAGACCTTCGCGCCAGTGTCGATGTTCTGGCCCTCGCCGGCCATCGCGATGGTGATGTGGTTGTCCGTCGCACCTGGGCCCTTCAGGATGGTCGAGGGGTACAGCATCGTCGCCTTCGACCCCATCGACCCCGACACCCACTCCATCGTGCCGTCGGCCTCGGTGATGGCGCGCTTGGTGTTGAGGTTGTAGGTGTTCTTCGACCAGTTCTGCACGGTCGAGTACTGGACGTGTGCGTTCTCGCCGACGAAGACCTCGACGCCCCCGCTGTGGAGGTTGAACGCCGAGTACTTCGGCGCGGAACAGCCCTCGATGTAGTGAACTTCCGAATTCTCCTCGGCGATGATGAGCGTGTGCTCGAACTGGCCCATCCCCTCGGAGTTCATCCGGAAGTACGCCTGCACGGGCATCTCCACGGTCGTGTCCTCGGGGACGTAGACGAACGACCCGCCGGACCAGACCGCGCCGTGGAGCGCGGCGAACTTGTTGTCACTCGGAGGGACGCACTTCGTCATGAAGTGCTCCTTGACGAGATCCTCGTGTTCCTGAACGGCCTTGTCCATGTCACAGAAGATCACGCCTTTCTCCTCCCAGCGCTCCTGCATGTTCTGGTAGACGATCTCGGACTCGTACTGGGCGCCCACGCCCGAGAGGGCGTTCTTCTCGGCTTCCGGGATGCCCAGTTTGTCGAAGGTGTCCTGGATCTCTTCGGGGAGGTCCTCCCATGACTCCGCGCCGCCGCGTGTCTCGATGTCCGGGCGGATGTAGGGGACGATCTCGTCGAAGTCGATCTCGCTCAGGTCCGGCGCGCCGGGCCAGTCGGTCGGCATCGGCATCTCCTGGAACTGCTTCAGGGCGCGCAGGCGGCGTTCGAGCATCCACTCCGGTTCGTCCTTGTCTTCGCTGATGACCCGGATGGTCTCCTCTGTGAGGCCCTTCTCGGATTTGAAGGCGGAGTTCTCCTCCTTCTTGAACTCGAAGCGAGCCTCG
This Halorientalis sp. IM1011 DNA region includes the following protein-coding sequences:
- a CDS encoding DUF2332 domain-containing protein: MTRASEFREFADWASDQSPLYEQLSRAVADDEDLLALAATAPESQPAPNLLLGAVHDLLLDGVDHRLAEFYPTVDDDPIDPTETDPFPAFDEFCRTHRDAISDRLESRLVQTNDVGRSAVLYPTFARVAAADGEPLALVELGASAGLNLVWDRYSYAFDDRVVGNSNSPVRIETDLRDGTPPLPADPPAVADRWGVDLNPLDATDESDARWLRALVLPNQKRRHDRLAAALDLAADTPPELVTGDAAAVLPARLGDAPADATLVVFSTIALYQFPDDAVAAIRETLADASHERPVHWLSGDPSTPPSDPTYRHVRFEDGEAETTELAAFEAYGSWLSWRV
- the sufD gene encoding Fe-S cluster assembly protein SufD, coding for MSTQVHANLTEEQVTEISDQLDEPEWLLETRLDALEALEDLDMPAVIQTPGREWTNLDALDYESFVDPLEMAQEKDRVDADGVDVLSWSEALDEHGDLIEDRFGSVVDPQRNYLTALSTALFSAGTVVYVPEGVDAEDVTIRTRMNSRALFNYTLVIAEESASVTILERQETGEDASEEDARYYSGVVEAVAGENAHVQYGALQNLDSDTYNFQVKRGHTGQYGTVNWIEGNIGSRLTKTSVETRLLGDSSESKIVGAFFGHEDQHFDLASRVWHEAEHTTADLVTRGVLDDEARSVYEGVQDVGREAWDTNSYQRENTLMLSDESEADASPKLIINNHDTEASHSATVGQVDAEDMFYMTSRSIPEQVAENMLVEGFFEPVLSEVEVDEFREGLEGLIARRLRE
- the sufB gene encoding Fe-S cluster assembly protein SufB — translated: MSSDQDHLKETDTEARFEFKKEENSAFKSEKGLTEETIRVISEDKDEPEWMLERRLRALKQFQEMPMPTDWPGAPDLSEIDFDEIVPYIRPDIETRGGAESWEDLPEEIQDTFDKLGIPEAEKNALSGVGAQYESEIVYQNMQERWEEKGVIFCDMDKAVQEHEDLVKEHFMTKCVPPSDNKFAALHGAVWSGGSFVYVPEDTTVEMPVQAYFRMNSEGMGQFEHTLIIAEENSEVHYIEGCSAPKYSAFNLHSGGVEVFVGENAHVQYSTVQNWSKNTYNLNTKRAITEADGTMEWVSGSMGSKATMLYPSTILKGPGATDNHITIAMAGEGQNIDTGAKVYHNAPNTKSTIESKSISKDGGRTNYRGLVHMSDGAENSSTSVECDALMFDNESTSDTMPYMEIQENKVDVAHEATVGKIGDEDVFYLETRGLDDDDAKQMIVAGFIEPITEELPIEYAVELNRLIELEMEGSLG